One Paenibacillus sp. FSL W8-0186 genomic window carries:
- a CDS encoding AraC family transcriptional regulator: protein MTHPQELREHTYFNDPSYPFNIFRLRQEQQQKGTPSFYLHWHDHFEILLVVEGKAVFLIDSNPYEALPGDIILVPSGALHAGYAADEGLLEYYAIVFNAALLRHGKTPDPKHALYIAPYLDGALLFPIKLSHQDEENLRFKHILEEIIREFKSKQPGYELMVKSQLYMLFTLLSRRFMPGDQRGRANLAHTRNTDRFKQLLLHIDEHYAEPITVSKAAAMMNLNPYHFCKIFKKTTGSTLIEYVNFIRINEAMRLLSGSDLTITEIAGQIGCGNPNYFTKLFKQYKGLTPSQWRKEAAGPGLQRL, encoded by the coding sequence ATGACGCATCCCCAGGAATTGCGGGAGCATACGTATTTTAATGATCCATCCTATCCGTTTAATATATTTCGCCTTCGCCAGGAACAGCAGCAGAAGGGCACCCCTTCGTTTTATTTGCATTGGCATGACCATTTCGAGATTCTGCTGGTGGTTGAGGGAAAGGCCGTTTTCTTGATCGACAGCAATCCCTATGAAGCACTGCCCGGCGATATCATTCTTGTCCCCTCTGGAGCTCTGCATGCAGGTTACGCCGCTGACGAAGGGCTGCTGGAATACTATGCCATCGTGTTTAACGCGGCGCTGCTCCGGCATGGCAAAACGCCCGACCCGAAGCACGCGCTCTATATTGCGCCTTATCTGGACGGAGCTCTGCTATTTCCTATCAAGCTAAGTCATCAAGACGAAGAGAACCTGCGCTTCAAGCATATTCTAGAAGAGATCATCCGCGAATTCAAAAGCAAGCAGCCCGGATACGAGCTCATGGTCAAAAGCCAGCTGTACATGCTGTTCACCCTGCTCTCCCGCCGCTTCATGCCCGGCGATCAGCGAGGGCGGGCGAATCTGGCCCATACTCGTAACACGGATCGCTTCAAACAGCTGCTGCTCCATATCGATGAGCATTATGCCGAGCCGATCACCGTATCCAAGGCAGCGGCGATGATGAATCTCAACCCGTATCATTTTTGTAAAATATTCAAAAAAACGACCGGCTCCACGCTGATTGAATACGTCAACTTCATTCGCATCAACGAGGCCATGAGACTGCTAAGCGGCAGCGATCTCACCATTACGGAAATCGCCGGACAGATCGGCTGCGGCAACCCGAATTATTTCACCAAGCTGTTCAAGCAATACAAAGGCCTGACGCCCTCCCAGTGGCGGAAGGAGGCTGCGGGACCCGGCTTGCAGCGCCTCTAA
- a CDS encoding DUF2339 domain-containing protein, with the protein MYNQQELPHNDQQGHSLSQEASPDAPQYSQQQQAQFLNQAPPAGAPYPGQQPKFQQPSFVKPPANPPRTSQDWEYAISRVWLPRVFIVVLLLGVLWLFMAAVNAGYLNEPLRCLLGAVLAAVMYWFGDRQVRQQREALGQVLLGGANAVLVLTLFAAHMLYNLIPLGIAFVLYIMSIAFGVFIAVHHRSQTLVIIALLSGYLIPFLVKSPASPWMFVLYEVIFSIAMMLVAIRFNFRAAYIVAISVLHVPLLILYVQGLYDKSKYLFLIAVLLQHFVLYGITVARRYRHKLDQMILLPIGFFLLSLWVIGLYSGEEGYTFSILMALLSILYSVTTVLSLKHKEMSQLFASIATYGWVVFIVDSVGSNYKASVLLVLGMLSLALGIKLRSLLQQIVGLTLYLFSALLILFSPIPAFFSSETLAWFLLVISMPIPYFMVKNEQEPKWIHSLWNVFNWVEAALCLIFLTQIAHVLGKSFSSDVQHLSLSGAWILYSAGLIIFGLITNRSRVRLAGVIFLFVILLKVVIIDLPWVSIGVRAALFIALGLAGIATSRLLYKKKQDEEQPMSPDA; encoded by the coding sequence ATGTACAATCAACAGGAGCTGCCACATAACGATCAGCAGGGGCACTCTTTAAGTCAGGAAGCATCCCCCGATGCTCCGCAGTACAGCCAGCAGCAACAGGCACAGTTCCTGAACCAGGCGCCTCCTGCGGGAGCGCCATATCCAGGCCAACAGCCGAAATTCCAGCAGCCTTCGTTTGTGAAGCCTCCGGCGAATCCCCCCCGTACCTCGCAAGATTGGGAATACGCGATTTCACGGGTATGGCTGCCGCGGGTTTTCATCGTCGTGTTATTGCTTGGCGTACTCTGGCTGTTCATGGCCGCTGTCAACGCCGGATATTTAAATGAGCCGCTGCGCTGCCTGCTAGGAGCCGTCCTCGCCGCAGTCATGTACTGGTTTGGAGACAGGCAGGTTCGCCAGCAGCGTGAGGCGTTGGGGCAGGTCCTACTAGGCGGAGCGAACGCCGTGCTGGTGCTCACTCTATTTGCCGCGCATATGCTCTATAACTTGATACCGCTTGGCATTGCCTTTGTCCTGTACATCATGTCCATCGCCTTTGGCGTGTTCATAGCGGTTCACCATCGATCGCAAACGCTGGTCATCATTGCCTTGCTGTCCGGATACCTCATACCGTTTCTGGTCAAGTCCCCGGCCAGCCCGTGGATGTTCGTGCTGTACGAGGTCATTTTTTCTATCGCCATGATGCTCGTAGCAATCCGTTTCAATTTCCGGGCCGCTTATATCGTAGCCATTTCCGTCCTGCATGTACCGCTCCTAATCCTGTATGTGCAAGGCCTATACGATAAGAGCAAATATCTCTTCTTAATCGCCGTATTATTACAGCATTTCGTATTATATGGAATTACAGTGGCCCGCCGCTACCGGCACAAGCTGGATCAGATGATTTTGCTGCCGATTGGCTTTTTCCTGCTCTCCCTTTGGGTCATCGGACTGTACTCTGGAGAGGAAGGTTATACATTCAGCATTCTAATGGCTTTATTGTCCATCCTGTACAGCGTGACCACCGTGCTGTCCTTAAAGCACAAAGAAATGTCGCAGCTATTTGCTTCCATTGCTACATACGGCTGGGTCGTATTTATCGTCGACAGCGTAGGCAGCAACTACAAGGCCAGCGTGCTGCTTGTCTTGGGCATGCTCTCCTTGGCGCTTGGCATTAAGCTGAGAAGCCTGCTGCAGCAAATCGTCGGCTTAACCTTATACTTGTTTAGCGCATTGCTTATTTTATTCAGCCCTATACCTGCGTTTTTCTCCAGCGAGACGCTGGCCTGGTTTTTGCTCGTCATCAGCATGCCGATTCCGTATTTTATGGTAAAAAATGAACAGGAGCCTAAATGGATCCATTCTCTTTGGAACGTCTTCAATTGGGTTGAGGCAGCGCTTTGTCTCATTTTCCTCACCCAGATTGCCCATGTATTAGGCAAATCCTTCAGCAGCGATGTCCAGCATTTGAGCTTGTCCGGCGCATGGATTCTTTATTCGGCCGGCCTGATTATTTTCGGGCTGATCACGAACCGCTCCCGCGTCAGACTGGCAGGCGTTATTTTCTTGTTTGTCATTTTGCTGAAAGTCGTTATTATTGATTTGCCATGGGTATCGATCGGCGTAAGGGCTGCATTATTTATCGCCTTGGGGCTTGCGGGAATAGCTACCTCGAGATTGCTTTATAAGAAGAAGCAGGACGAGGAGCAGCCCATGTCCCCGGATGCATAA
- a CDS encoding sugar phosphate isomerase/epimerase — protein MQNGNHLLRIGTLVGGQDAVRVIPQILPHGFESFSLTFWQTTGGIDLAELAKQVREIIDEHGVVISSIGVFGNPLTGEGDNADTLASWERAIDHAHLFGADIVSGFTGRLTDRPIDESLPRFKEVFGELAKRAADRGVRIAFENCDMGGTWWKGDWNIAHNPQAWEMMFNEVPADNLGLEWEPCHQMVSLIDPIPQLRKWVDKVFHVHGKDATIAWDIVKEYGIHGPKEFVWHRTPGFGDTNWTDIITILRQAGYKSTIDIEGWHDPVYQGELEMTGQVHALNYLKQCRGGAFVPNPV, from the coding sequence ATGCAAAACGGCAATCATTTATTACGTATAGGCACGCTGGTGGGCGGACAGGATGCGGTACGGGTCATTCCGCAAATTTTGCCGCATGGCTTTGAGTCATTCAGCCTCACCTTCTGGCAAACAACGGGAGGCATCGATTTGGCGGAGCTTGCCAAGCAGGTGCGGGAGATTATAGATGAGCACGGAGTAGTCATTTCCAGCATCGGGGTGTTCGGCAACCCGCTGACTGGAGAAGGGGATAATGCGGATACGCTGGCCAGCTGGGAGCGCGCGATCGATCACGCGCATCTGTTCGGAGCAGATATCGTCAGCGGTTTTACCGGCCGTCTGACGGACCGTCCGATCGATGAGTCGCTGCCTCGCTTCAAGGAAGTATTCGGGGAGCTGGCGAAGCGCGCAGCGGACCGGGGCGTGCGGATCGCGTTCGAGAACTGCGATATGGGCGGCACCTGGTGGAAGGGAGATTGGAACATCGCTCATAACCCGCAGGCCTGGGAGATGATGTTCAACGAGGTTCCGGCCGACAATCTGGGCCTGGAATGGGAGCCCTGCCATCAGATGGTCAGTCTGATCGATCCGATTCCGCAGCTGCGGAAGTGGGTAGACAAAGTCTTCCATGTGCACGGCAAGGACGCGACGATAGCTTGGGATATCGTCAAGGAATACGGCATTCACGGACCGAAGGAATTTGTCTGGCACCGGACGCCGGGATTTGGCGACACGAACTGGACGGACATTATTACGATTTTACGTCAAGCCGGGTATAAGAGCACGATCGATATTGAGGGCTGGCATGATCCGGTCTATCAGGGCGAGCTGGAAATGACCGGCCAGGTGCATGCGCTGAATTACTTGAAGCAGTGCCGCGGCGGGGCTTTTGTGCCAAACCCGGTGTAG
- a CDS encoding DUF1492 domain-containing protein: protein MEEQQTVYEQYRREVYRIAWRIQYRAKVVRKRECSFGGMEPATTSFTSSSDNKIVVRQLINALPSDTGRSIIFKIYIQDKTEQEVARELNMSQQGVNKWKRKMIKELSRMVSS from the coding sequence TTGGAAGAACAACAAACCGTGTACGAGCAATATCGCAGAGAAGTGTATCGGATCGCCTGGCGGATTCAGTATCGAGCAAAGGTCGTGCGGAAGCGGGAGTGTTCATTTGGCGGAATGGAACCGGCCACAACCAGTTTCACCTCATCTTCTGATAACAAAATCGTCGTAAGACAGTTGATTAATGCCCTCCCGTCTGACACGGGCCGATCGATTATCTTCAAGATCTATATCCAAGACAAAACCGAGCAGGAGGTTGCCCGTGAGTTGAACATGAGTCAGCAAGGGGTGAACAAATGGAAGCGAAAGATGATCAAAGAATTGTCCCGGATGGTGAGTTCCTGA
- a CDS encoding DUF4179 domain-containing protein, translating into MDNIEKRLTEEKRRLNTIAAPEELEARLRSALDGAAPARTKRISVVWRAAAAAILLIVIFGYNYNAFAFYGKKLLGFDELISSTLQELNDQGMGQLVDRKATLSDGTELTINGIMTDANQLILYYTLMNPKGIDNWSDPPFKPSKITGFLTNSHLESGVSQPNEGQTEVKGTITFEPVSPFAKKLTLHYFEPGENNQLIDHALSFAYDPNQAMQTEVKQSIGKKAQVDKGTINFQSITATPTMTMIEGSLNVDNFDRLPRALDGIELIANGVPVEMTGSGHGSSIRGRKFDLRYNPLPKPLKSLELVMKEFAGYQQLDQRLPLASAGEEPFTLEGKELWVKKVTVTAQGVEITIATEEDVLLDGVSIETQGETISLRTTIGQIETKLEDGTILKERTLLFDSQAKPEYLRIKGMHYMKEYNVVVDIPIN; encoded by the coding sequence ATGGATAATATCGAAAAGCGGCTAACAGAAGAGAAACGGCGCCTGAACACCATCGCCGCACCGGAGGAGCTGGAAGCCCGGTTACGAAGCGCCCTCGACGGGGCTGCCCCAGCAAGAACAAAACGGATATCCGTGGTCTGGAGAGCCGCGGCAGCCGCTATATTGTTAATCGTTATTTTTGGCTATAACTATAATGCCTTTGCTTTCTACGGCAAGAAGCTGCTTGGCTTCGACGAGTTGATCAGCAGTACGCTGCAGGAGTTGAACGATCAAGGGATGGGGCAGCTTGTGGACAGGAAGGCAACCTTAAGCGACGGAACGGAGCTGACGATCAATGGCATCATGACCGATGCCAACCAATTGATCCTGTATTACACCTTGATGAACCCTAAGGGGATCGATAATTGGAGCGACCCTCCGTTCAAGCCGTCCAAGATTACCGGCTTCCTGACGAACTCCCATTTGGAAAGCGGCGTATCGCAGCCCAACGAGGGCCAGACCGAGGTGAAGGGAACGATCACCTTCGAGCCCGTAAGCCCTTTTGCCAAAAAACTGACGCTGCATTATTTCGAACCTGGGGAAAACAACCAGCTCATCGACCACGCCCTCTCCTTCGCCTATGATCCGAACCAGGCGATGCAGACCGAGGTGAAGCAGTCTATCGGCAAGAAGGCACAAGTAGACAAAGGCACGATAAACTTCCAGTCGATCACCGCTACGCCAACGATGACCATGATTGAAGGCTCGTTAAACGTAGATAACTTTGACCGCCTCCCTAGAGCATTAGACGGGATCGAGCTGATTGCCAACGGAGTGCCTGTAGAGATGACCGGAAGCGGGCATGGATCTTCTATCCGAGGCAGAAAGTTTGACTTGCGCTACAATCCGCTGCCCAAGCCCTTGAAATCCCTGGAGCTCGTTATGAAAGAATTCGCCGGTTACCAGCAGTTGGATCAGAGGCTGCCCCTCGCGTCGGCTGGCGAAGAGCCCTTCACATTGGAAGGCAAGGAGCTATGGGTGAAAAAAGTAACCGTCACGGCCCAAGGCGTGGAAATCACGATCGCGACCGAGGAGGATGTCCTGCTTGACGGCGTCTCGATCGAAACGCAGGGCGAGACCATTTCTTTACGTACGACCATCGGCCAGATCGAAACCAAGCTGGAGGATGGAACGATCCTGAAGGAACGCACCCTGCTGTTTGATTCGCAGGCCAAGCCGGAGTACCTGCGCATCAAAGGGATGCATTACATGAAGGAATATAATGTGGTTGTCGATATTCCCATCAATTAA
- the thiM gene encoding hydroxyethylthiazole kinase — MNTLENDITALLTKVQRTKPLIHNMTNVVVTNFTANGLYALGASPVMAYAPEEVADMAKIAGALVLNIGTLTKEQVEAMIIAGKSANEHGVPVLLDPVGAGATAFRTESALRILREVKVSLVRGNAAEIANLIGESREIKGVDAGDGADNENAGLGLRASRQLNAIVAITGKEDVISDGSLCRIVSGGDALLTQVTGAGCLLTSVLGAFAAVEKDLLLAGTAGLAFYGAAASRAAERTSEIGPGSFQVAFLDELAKLHPHSLKGHAAVREFQASATGEALI, encoded by the coding sequence ATGAATACACTGGAAAACGATATAACAGCACTTCTTACAAAGGTTCAGAGAACCAAACCGCTTATTCATAATATGACCAACGTAGTAGTTACCAATTTTACAGCAAACGGGCTATATGCTCTTGGTGCATCTCCCGTCATGGCGTATGCGCCGGAGGAGGTGGCCGATATGGCAAAAATCGCCGGGGCGCTCGTGCTCAATATCGGCACGTTGACGAAGGAGCAGGTCGAGGCGATGATCATTGCCGGAAAATCGGCGAATGAGCATGGCGTACCGGTACTGCTTGACCCGGTTGGGGCAGGGGCAACGGCATTCCGCACGGAATCGGCGCTGCGGATTCTCCGCGAGGTGAAGGTCTCCCTCGTGCGGGGAAATGCGGCGGAAATCGCCAACCTTATCGGCGAGTCGCGTGAAATCAAAGGCGTTGACGCCGGGGATGGCGCCGACAATGAGAACGCCGGACTTGGCCTGCGGGCTTCGCGGCAGCTGAATGCGATCGTAGCGATTACAGGCAAGGAGGATGTTATCTCGGACGGGAGCCTGTGCCGGATCGTTAGCGGCGGGGATGCGCTGCTGACCCAGGTGACGGGAGCAGGCTGCCTGCTGACATCGGTGCTGGGCGCTTTTGCCGCGGTGGAGAAGGATTTGCTGCTGGCGGGTACAGCTGGGCTGGCCTTTTACGGCGCGGCTGCCTCACGGGCGGCTGAGCGCACATCTGAAATCGGCCCGGGCAGTTTCCAAGTCGCTTTTCTCGATGAGTTGGCCAAACTTCACCCTCACTCCCTGAAGGGACATGCTGCGGTTCGCGAATTTCAGGCCTCCGCCACAGGGGAGGCATTGATATGA
- a CDS encoding Gfo/Idh/MocA family oxidoreductase has product MSKQHRIVVAGCGGMSNVWIKELLKRDDALVVGLVDVHIGQAEKVRDAFGLACGVYTGLTEAITGTGADLVIDVTIPDSHFEISTTAMKQGCHVFGEKPMAATMEQARTIIETADATGRSLSVMQNRRYDVNIRALRELIASGTIGRPGMINADFFLGPHFGGFRDVMESPLILDMAIHTFDQARFIAGADPVSVYCHEFNPPGSWYAGNASAVCIYEMSDGSVFSYRGSWCAEGAPTSWEAEWRIIGEKGTAIWDGVQAPYAEVVNAGEQAEQKFMRDTVRVEAPLRWNGKPGHEGCLDEMFLALKEGRPAETDCRDNIHSMAMVLGAIESAKSGRKVMLG; this is encoded by the coding sequence ATGAGCAAGCAGCATCGGATCGTGGTCGCCGGGTGCGGCGGAATGTCGAACGTGTGGATCAAGGAGCTGCTGAAGCGGGACGATGCCCTCGTTGTCGGGCTGGTCGATGTGCATATTGGCCAGGCGGAGAAAGTCCGGGACGCCTTTGGGCTGGCGTGCGGTGTTTATACCGGACTGACGGAGGCGATTACCGGTACAGGCGCGGATTTGGTCATCGACGTGACGATCCCGGACAGTCACTTCGAGATCAGCACGACGGCCATGAAGCAGGGCTGCCACGTCTTTGGCGAGAAGCCGATGGCCGCCACGATGGAGCAGGCCAGGACAATTATTGAAACAGCGGATGCTACGGGCAGGTCGTTATCGGTCATGCAGAATCGCCGGTACGACGTCAATATCCGTGCGCTGCGCGAGCTGATCGCCTCCGGCACGATTGGCAGGCCCGGCATGATCAATGCGGACTTCTTCCTGGGGCCGCATTTTGGCGGGTTCCGCGATGTGATGGAAAGTCCGCTGATTCTGGATATGGCGATCCACACTTTTGACCAAGCCCGGTTTATCGCCGGCGCCGACCCCGTATCGGTCTACTGCCATGAGTTTAACCCTCCGGGCTCCTGGTATGCGGGCAATGCTTCGGCCGTCTGCATTTATGAAATGTCGGACGGCTCTGTGTTCAGCTACCGGGGCTCGTGGTGCGCGGAAGGCGCTCCGACGTCCTGGGAGGCTGAATGGCGGATCATCGGCGAGAAAGGGACGGCGATTTGGGACGGCGTCCAGGCGCCTTATGCGGAGGTCGTAAATGCCGGCGAACAGGCGGAGCAGAAGTTCATGCGCGATACGGTGCGCGTGGAGGCGCCGCTGCGCTGGAACGGCAAGCCGGGGCATGAGGGCTGCCTGGATGAAATGTTCCTGGCTCTGAAGGAAGGCCGTCCGGCCGAGACCGATTGCCGCGATAACATCCACAGCATGGCCATGGTGCTCGGAGCAATCGAAAGCGCGAAGAGCGGACGGAAGGTTATGCTGGGGTAA
- a CDS encoding SEC-C metal-binding domain-containing protein — protein MEDYNEMLEQMNIQHAIIGEVTTSLPDILQDLTKVRLSSLASACNLPGRSKMKKQELIEALTAYMTDAEHLQSALLIVGGLEWQLFESLLRQPVLQNNLILIEHYWYLMNRGLVFTYFSEGQLYVVLPDEIREAYAKLDHAKFHQQRASVQLVHEYILAMTHLYGVIEPDKVIEIYNAQNSEQLDQKRFKELLGELTSREQNYTIEDGFIVDGYLSLEDSQGELKELLAQVQGKPYFIPKREELLKYADEDYFEMTPQLTKLRAYIMKEISRDAEMIDYLIDDIQLACTMQATSGELIHEFERRGLKFQSMEQADTVIALMNDVYNHTRLWMHRGHTPSEMNRISGNVELRAAHRQLSPLNKSQVSVTKIGRNEPCPCGSGFKYKKCCGK, from the coding sequence TTGGAAGATTATAATGAAATGCTTGAACAAATGAATATCCAGCATGCGATTATCGGGGAAGTGACGACAAGCCTGCCTGACATTCTTCAAGATTTGACGAAGGTCCGTTTGTCATCGCTTGCTTCGGCCTGCAATTTGCCTGGACGTTCCAAGATGAAAAAGCAAGAATTAATAGAAGCGCTAACAGCATACATGACCGATGCGGAGCATCTGCAATCCGCCCTGCTGATTGTCGGCGGCCTGGAATGGCAATTGTTCGAATCGCTTCTTCGTCAACCTGTTCTGCAGAACAATCTCATTCTAATTGAGCACTACTGGTATTTAATGAACCGTGGGCTAGTATTTACTTATTTCAGCGAGGGTCAGCTTTATGTCGTCCTGCCGGACGAGATTAGAGAAGCCTATGCCAAGCTGGATCACGCAAAATTCCATCAACAACGGGCGAGTGTACAGCTCGTTCATGAGTATATATTAGCTATGACGCACTTATACGGTGTGATCGAACCGGATAAGGTCATTGAAATTTACAATGCGCAGAACAGCGAACAGCTCGATCAGAAACGGTTCAAGGAGCTGCTTGGAGAGTTAACGAGCAGAGAACAGAATTATACGATAGAGGACGGCTTCATCGTCGACGGATATTTGTCTCTAGAGGATTCGCAAGGAGAGCTTAAAGAACTGCTGGCGCAAGTACAAGGCAAGCCTTATTTCATTCCGAAACGCGAAGAACTGCTGAAATATGCCGATGAAGATTACTTCGAGATGACGCCGCAGCTGACAAAGCTGAGAGCATACATCATGAAGGAAATTTCCCGTGATGCGGAAATGATCGACTATCTTATCGACGATATACAGTTAGCCTGCACGATGCAAGCGACTTCGGGAGAGCTGATCCATGAATTCGAGAGAAGAGGCCTGAAATTCCAAAGCATGGAGCAGGCGGATACGGTTATCGCTCTAATGAACGATGTGTACAACCATACAAGACTGTGGATGCACAGAGGTCATACACCTTCTGAGATGAACCGGATTTCCGGAAATGTGGAGCTGAGAGCGGCGCATCGCCAGCTAAGTCCTTTGAACAAAAGCCAGGTGTCCGTCACCAAAATCGGCCGCAACGAACCATGCCCGTGCGGCAGCGGCTTCAAGTACAAAAAATGCTGCGGCAAGTAA
- the thiD gene encoding bifunctional hydroxymethylpyrimidine kinase/phosphomethylpyrimidine kinase, whose protein sequence is MSIARALTVAGSDSGGGAGIQADLKTFQELDVFGMSAITAITVQNTLGVQGVYPLPPQAAVEQIDAVSTDLGVDALKTGMLFSAEIIEAVAGRIKEHGWRNVVVDPVMIAKGGADLLLPEAVRALKEQLLPLALIVTPNIPEAEALSGMTIRSMADRREAAKRICAYGPAVAVIKGGHDEDGEQVVDLIYDGASCTELKGRRIHTVHTHGTGCTYSAAITAGLAKGLPVLEAVQMARDYIQAAIEDSLELGQGHGPTNHWALRRRKEQER, encoded by the coding sequence ATGAGCATAGCCAGAGCACTTACGGTTGCCGGTTCGGATAGCGGAGGCGGTGCGGGCATACAGGCCGATCTCAAGACATTCCAGGAGCTGGATGTCTTCGGCATGTCGGCCATTACCGCCATCACGGTGCAGAATACGCTGGGCGTTCAGGGCGTGTACCCGCTGCCGCCGCAAGCTGCTGTAGAGCAAATCGATGCCGTAAGCACCGATCTAGGCGTCGATGCCTTGAAGACGGGGATGCTGTTCAGCGCCGAGATTATTGAAGCGGTGGCTGGACGCATCAAGGAGCATGGCTGGCGCAATGTCGTCGTTGATCCGGTGATGATCGCCAAGGGCGGAGCAGATTTGCTGCTGCCGGAAGCCGTGCGAGCCTTGAAGGAGCAGCTGCTGCCGCTGGCGCTGATCGTCACGCCGAATATACCGGAAGCCGAGGCATTGTCCGGCATGACTATCCGCTCGATGGCGGATCGCCGTGAGGCAGCCAAGCGCATCTGCGCTTATGGCCCGGCAGTTGCCGTGATCAAGGGCGGACACGACGAGGATGGCGAGCAGGTGGTCGACCTGATCTACGACGGCGCGTCTTGCACGGAGCTGAAGGGCCGGCGGATTCATACCGTTCATACGCACGGAACGGGCTGTACTTATTCCGCGGCGATAACTGCCGGACTGGCGAAGGGATTGCCAGTGCTGGAGGCGGTGCAGATGGCCCGCGATTATATCCAGGCTGCGATCGAGGACAGCCTGGAGCTGGGGCAGGGACATGGCCCGACGAATCACTGGGCACTTCGCCGCAGAAAGGAGCAGGAGCGATGA
- the thiE gene encoding thiamine phosphate synthase, with product MSGSSISPEQMRRYLRMYLVIGSVNCREKPLRVVEEALSGGATMIQFREKGPGALTGEAKLALALELQAACRRAGVPFIVNDDVELAARIGADGIHVGQDDEAAGTVRARIGNRILGVSAHTVKEARTALVHGADYIGVGPVYPTISKDDARPVQGTGMIQDMRAQGIQLPIVGIGGINAERAAEVVRAGADGVAVISAATQAANVREAARNLLEQVARAAGR from the coding sequence ATGAGCGGCAGCAGCATCTCTCCTGAACAAATGCGCCGGTACTTGCGGATGTACCTCGTCATTGGCAGCGTGAACTGCCGGGAGAAGCCGCTGCGCGTCGTGGAGGAAGCGTTGAGCGGGGGCGCGACGATGATCCAGTTCCGCGAGAAGGGCCCGGGCGCGCTGACCGGGGAGGCCAAGCTTGCGCTCGCTCTCGAGCTGCAAGCGGCCTGCCGCCGCGCCGGGGTGCCATTCATCGTCAACGATGACGTGGAGCTAGCCGCCCGGATCGGGGCGGACGGCATCCACGTCGGTCAGGACGATGAAGCCGCGGGGACCGTTCGCGCACGGATCGGCAACCGCATCCTCGGCGTGTCCGCGCACACGGTGAAGGAGGCGCGGACAGCGCTTGTTCACGGCGCCGACTATATCGGCGTCGGCCCGGTCTACCCGACGATCTCCAAGGATGACGCGCGCCCGGTGCAGGGGACGGGAATGATCCAGGACATGCGGGCGCAAGGGATCCAATTGCCGATCGTCGGTATTGGGGGCATTAACGCTGAGCGTGCTGCTGAGGTGGTGCGAGCAGGCGCGGACGGCGTTGCTGTCATCTCTGCGGCTACACAGGCGGCGAATGTACGCGAAGCTGCCAGAAATCTGCTGGAGCAGGTCGCCCGGGCAGCCGGACGATAA
- the tenA gene encoding thiaminase II: MSFTQELRQKADGIFQAIFEHPFVRGIANGDLRKEQLIHYVKQDHEYLTAYMRIYGIAISKCSSRDEIEMFNQQISFILNSEVHPHNNFCAVAGVSYDEMQGYALAPGAHHYIRHMLNVAHEGSLAEIMAVLLPCPWTYLEIGEKLMREVQPTEAHPFYEWIHFYETRTNTTAKFSERLDKWAEMTTELERKKMTEHYLLSCQLEYMFWDMAYNVQDWPVSMNTAEYAL, from the coding sequence ATGAGTTTTACGCAGGAGCTTCGTCAGAAAGCGGACGGTATCTTTCAGGCTATTTTTGAACACCCTTTTGTGAGAGGAATCGCTAACGGCGACTTGCGGAAGGAGCAGCTCATTCACTACGTCAAGCAGGATCATGAATATTTAACGGCGTATATGCGGATTTATGGCATTGCCATATCCAAATGCTCGAGCCGCGACGAGATCGAAATGTTTAATCAGCAAATCTCTTTTATTCTGAACAGTGAAGTTCATCCGCATAATAACTTCTGTGCGGTTGCCGGAGTCAGCTATGATGAAATGCAGGGTTATGCGCTCGCTCCGGGGGCACATCACTATATCCGCCACATGCTGAACGTGGCCCATGAAGGAAGCCTGGCTGAAATTATGGCGGTGCTGCTGCCGTGTCCGTGGACTTACCTGGAGATCGGGGAGAAGCTGATGAGAGAAGTGCAGCCGACCGAGGCCCATCCATTCTATGAATGGATCCATTTCTATGAGACGCGGACGAATACGACCGCTAAATTCTCCGAGCGTCTGGACAAGTGGGCGGAAATGACAACCGAGCTTGAACGCAAAAAAATGACCGAGCACTATCTATTGAGCTGCCAGCTCGAGTATATGTTCTGGGATATGGCCTATAACGTTCAGGATTGGCCGGTGTCCATGAACACGGCGGAATACGCATTATAA